The following coding sequences are from one Cystobacter fuscus DSM 2262 window:
- a CDS encoding acyl-CoA carboxylase subunit beta, giving the protein MDGTSETDPLRARLRQLEKQAELGGGADRIAKQHEAGKLTARERIDLLLDPGSFTEMDKFVTHRSSDFGMGDKKIPGDGVVTGYGTVEGRQVFVFAQDFTVFGGSLSGAYAQKICKIMDMAMRVGAPVIGLNDSGGARIQEGVESLAGYADIFLRNTLASGVVPQISLILGPCAGGAVYSPAITDFILMVKDTSYMFITGPDVIKTVTHQEVTKEELGGALAHNQKSGVAHFAAENEQAAISMTRELLSYLPSNNQQDPPAQPTEDDPFRAEDSLKTVVPSNPNKPYDVKEILRAVVDDRHFFEVQEHFAKNMVVGFARMNGRSVGLVANQPAVLAGCLDIDASVKAARFVRFCDCFNIPLVTLVDVPGFLPGTDQEWGGIITHGAKLLYAFAEATVPKVTLITRKAYGGAYDVMASKHIRADINYAWPTAEIAVMGPEGAVNIIFREELKRAPDANAERTRLVNDYREKFANPFKAAELGYIDEVIRPEETRAKVIRALEMLKNKRQENPPRKHGNIPL; this is encoded by the coding sequence ATGGACGGAACCTCGGAAACGGATCCCCTTCGCGCCCGGCTGCGGCAGTTGGAGAAGCAGGCGGAGCTGGGCGGCGGCGCCGACCGCATCGCCAAGCAGCACGAGGCCGGCAAGCTCACGGCCCGCGAGCGCATCGACCTGCTGCTCGACCCCGGCTCCTTCACGGAGATGGACAAGTTCGTCACCCACCGCAGCAGTGACTTCGGCATGGGCGACAAGAAGATTCCAGGCGATGGCGTCGTCACCGGCTACGGCACCGTCGAGGGCCGGCAGGTGTTCGTCTTCGCCCAGGACTTCACCGTCTTCGGTGGCTCGCTCTCCGGCGCCTATGCCCAGAAGATCTGCAAGATCATGGACATGGCCATGCGCGTGGGCGCGCCCGTCATCGGCCTGAACGACTCGGGCGGCGCGCGCATCCAGGAGGGCGTGGAGAGCCTCGCGGGCTACGCGGACATCTTCCTGCGCAACACGCTCGCCTCGGGCGTGGTGCCGCAGATCTCCCTCATCCTGGGCCCGTGCGCGGGGGGCGCGGTGTACTCGCCCGCCATCACCGACTTCATCCTCATGGTGAAGGACACCTCCTACATGTTCATCACCGGTCCGGACGTCATCAAGACGGTGACGCACCAGGAGGTGACGAAGGAGGAGCTGGGCGGCGCGCTCGCGCACAACCAGAAGTCGGGCGTGGCGCACTTCGCCGCGGAGAACGAGCAGGCCGCCATCTCCATGACGCGCGAGCTGCTCTCCTACCTGCCCTCCAACAACCAGCAGGATCCGCCGGCCCAGCCCACCGAGGACGATCCCTTCCGCGCGGAGGACAGCCTCAAGACGGTGGTGCCGAGCAACCCCAACAAGCCCTACGACGTGAAGGAGATCCTCCGCGCCGTGGTGGACGACCGGCACTTCTTCGAGGTGCAGGAGCACTTCGCCAAGAACATGGTGGTGGGCTTCGCGCGCATGAATGGGCGCTCGGTGGGGCTCGTGGCCAACCAGCCCGCGGTGCTCGCCGGCTGCCTGGACATCGACGCGAGCGTGAAGGCGGCGCGCTTCGTGCGCTTCTGCGACTGCTTCAACATCCCGCTCGTCACCCTGGTGGACGTGCCGGGCTTCCTGCCGGGGACGGATCAGGAGTGGGGCGGCATCATCACCCACGGCGCCAAGCTGCTCTACGCCTTCGCCGAGGCCACCGTGCCCAAGGTGACGCTCATCACCCGCAAGGCGTACGGCGGGGCCTATGACGTCATGGCCTCCAAGCACATCCGCGCGGACATCAACTACGCCTGGCCCACGGCGGAGATCGCCGTCATGGGCCCCGAGGGCGCCGTCAACATCATCTTCCGCGAGGAGCTCAAGCGCGCCCCGGACGCCAACGCCGAGCGCACCCGGCTGGTGAACGACTACCGCGAGAAGTTCGCCAACCCCTTCAAGGCGGCGGAGCTCGGCTACATCGACGAGGTCATCCGCCCCGAGGAGACGCGCGCCAAGGTCATCCGCGCCCTGGAGATGCTCAAGAACAAGCGCCAGGAGAACCCTCCGCGCAAGCACGGCAACATCCCGCTCTGA
- a CDS encoding malonic semialdehyde reductase, which translates to MANPRPSLDDASLNTLFNEARSHNAWLDRPVEDSVLKRLYELARMGPTAANAQPLRLVFVKSQAAKEKLKPALSAGNVDKTMNAPVTAIVAYDTEFYEQMSKLFPARDMKPIFLGMPPEAREKSAYMNSSLQGAYLILAARGLGLDCGPMAGFDNAKVDAAFFPDGKWKSNFLLNLGYGDPAKLFPRNPRLDFADACRIE; encoded by the coding sequence ATGGCCAACCCACGCCCGTCCCTCGATGATGCCTCCCTGAACACCCTCTTCAACGAAGCGCGCAGCCACAACGCGTGGCTCGACCGCCCGGTGGAGGACTCCGTCCTCAAGCGCCTCTACGAGCTCGCGCGGATGGGTCCCACGGCGGCCAACGCGCAGCCCCTGCGCCTGGTGTTCGTCAAGAGCCAGGCCGCCAAGGAGAAGCTCAAGCCCGCGCTCTCCGCCGGCAACGTGGACAAGACGATGAACGCGCCGGTGACGGCCATCGTCGCGTACGACACCGAGTTCTACGAGCAGATGTCCAAGCTCTTCCCCGCCCGGGACATGAAGCCCATATTCCTGGGAATGCCGCCCGAGGCGCGTGAGAAGTCCGCCTACATGAACAGCAGCCTCCAGGGCGCCTACCTCATCCTCGCGGCCCGGGGCCTGGGCCTGGACTGCGGCCCCATGGCGGGCTTCGACAACGCCAAGGTGGACGCCGCGTTCTTCCCGGACGGCAAGTGGAAGAGCAACTTCCTGCTCAACCTGGGCTACGGCGACCCGGCGAAGCTCTTCCCGCGCAACCCCCGTCTGGACTTCGCCGACGCCTGCCGGATTGAATGA